A single window of Flavobacterium sp. 140616W15 DNA harbors:
- the rclC gene encoding reactive chlorine resistance membrane protein RclC, producing MMKIIVALSELQNQFFNLMRIAIFIVMVWIGGLKAFQYEADGIVPFVANSPLMSFFYNNPSEYKDHKNKEGEVVEDNIKWHMENGTYIFSYALGGVIIIIGLLTLLGIFNAKIGLIGGVLTAGMALVTLTFLITTPETWVPDLGSSTHGFPYLSGAGRLVIKDIIMMAGGLLCASDCAKRIISQNK from the coding sequence ATTATGAAAATAATAGTAGCCTTATCAGAATTGCAAAACCAGTTTTTTAATTTAATGCGCATAGCCATTTTTATAGTAATGGTATGGATTGGAGGACTTAAAGCTTTTCAATATGAAGCAGATGGTATTGTACCATTTGTTGCAAATAGTCCCTTAATGAGTTTCTTTTATAATAATCCAAGTGAATACAAAGATCATAAAAATAAAGAAGGAGAAGTAGTCGAAGACAATATCAAATGGCATATGGAGAATGGAACTTATATCTTTTCTTACGCACTAGGTGGAGTAATTATAATTATTGGATTACTTACCTTATTAGGAATTTTTAATGCCAAAATAGGTCTTATAGGTGGAGTACTTACTGCAGGTATGGCACTAGTAACACTTACTTTTTTAATTACTACGCCAGAAACGTGGGTACCAGATTTGGGCAGTTCTACGCATGGTTTTCCTTATTTATCTGGAGCTGGACGATTAGTTATAAAAGATATCATAATGATGGCAGGCGGCTTGTTATGCGCATCGGATTGTGCTAAAAGAATTATATCTCAAAATAAGTAA
- a CDS encoding DUF4302 domain-containing protein encodes MKIKNIFSYLIVAIFALQLVACTNTDTEQKFDQTPTERTNAQKKELNDLLLSSEYGWKAIYFTDSTQLGGFTHLFKFLPNGKVNMASDFNTDTKMYNSQYEIQLGSTVSVVFTTASRIHLLSDSNNFPTAALRGKGYLGDFQFLYYGQDKEDIIFRTNRTVQELRFVKATAEDWSDLNKNAITLNNINGTATSPLFRLLVTNDGTATHNFDFDFNTNARFGEATSLDPTYDESYNFGFSYTPTGAIAKPAVVVKGQKLANFIFDSVNNSFVATGRDGVSATIKYTNTPPTLTDDYKVLLPGKVGARFGYFPDDLTAGASTNSQFFIDELAKINASLPDGITLGSVQLYLNHSLGNFIYYTFNGRSAVFHYIDVEEDAVGKKIIFKHKSWNGNTTSAAPSFLASFDKNLVNASGVYVKKENFRLTYANSVYTFTSSVSSFRMTTWLL; translated from the coding sequence ATGAAAATAAAAAATATATTTAGTTATCTAATTGTAGCAATTTTCGCATTACAATTAGTTGCTTGTACTAATACAGATACTGAACAAAAATTTGATCAGACACCAACTGAGCGAACTAATGCTCAGAAAAAAGAACTCAATGATTTATTGTTATCCTCTGAGTATGGTTGGAAAGCAATTTATTTTACAGATAGCACACAATTAGGAGGTTTTACACACCTTTTTAAATTTTTGCCTAACGGAAAAGTAAACATGGCTTCAGATTTTAATACTGACACAAAAATGTACAATAGTCAGTATGAAATTCAGCTAGGAAGCACTGTAAGTGTTGTTTTTACGACTGCTAGTAGAATACACCTTTTATCGGATTCTAATAACTTTCCTACAGCAGCTCTTCGCGGAAAGGGGTATCTCGGGGATTTTCAGTTTCTATATTATGGACAAGATAAAGAAGATATTATTTTTAGAACAAATAGAACAGTTCAGGAATTACGATTTGTAAAAGCTACGGCAGAAGATTGGTCAGATTTAAATAAAAATGCTATTACTCTTAATAACATTAATGGAACTGCTACAAGTCCATTATTTAGACTATTGGTAACTAATGATGGGACTGCAACACATAATTTTGATTTTGATTTTAATACAAATGCTCGTTTTGGAGAAGCGACTTCTTTGGATCCTACATATGATGAAAGCTACAATTTTGGTTTTTCTTATACACCAACTGGAGCAATAGCAAAACCTGCAGTAGTTGTTAAAGGGCAAAAATTAGCAAATTTTATTTTTGATAGCGTAAATAATTCTTTTGTTGCCACAGGTAGAGATGGAGTAAGTGCAACTATAAAATACACTAACACTCCCCCTACGTTAACAGATGATTATAAGGTGTTACTTCCAGGTAAAGTAGGAGCAAGATTTGGATATTTTCCAGATGATTTAACAGCTGGTGCTTCTACAAATTCACAATTTTTTATTGATGAATTAGCTAAAATTAATGCTAGTTTGCCAGATGGTATAACTTTGGGATCTGTTCAACTTTATCTTAATCATTCTCTGGGTAATTTTATTTACTATACTTTTAATGGAAGATCAGCTGTTTTTCATTATATAGATGTAGAAGAAGATGCTGTTGGTAAAAAAATTATTTTTAAACATAAATCATGGAATGGTAACACAACTTCAGCTGCACCAAGTTTTCTTGCTAGTTTTGATAAAAATTTAGTGAATGCTAGTGGAGTTTATGTAAAAAAAGAAAACTTTAGGCTTACTTATGCAAATAGTGTTTATACTTTTACTAGTAGTGTAAGTTCATTTAGAATGACTACTTGGTTGCTTTAA
- a CDS encoding putative zinc-binding metallopeptidase has product MKLLNKYKTLVLSIVVLISASCTHEDQPKESQLNYIQPVRTDLDNWIITNYTNPYNIDVRYQWNQNTVDNTRYLFPPTVDKVKPALEIVKKIWLDSYSTVAGADFVKKIAPREFVLVGGVNLNSTGTITLGLAEGGQRISLFQVDNIDKKSRPDVSEFIHTIQHEYVHILNQTKPFDQQAWAKLTPSGYTSSWYVETVEDSRELGFITSYARLNIFEDFAETAAIILLSSEAEYAAILAGITSTTGKDAIQKKEALVVKYYKDAFNIDFYDLRDEAQKNTDAVINN; this is encoded by the coding sequence ATGAAATTATTAAATAAATATAAAACATTAGTGTTGAGTATAGTAGTGTTAATATCAGCTTCTTGTACTCATGAAGATCAACCTAAAGAGAGCCAGCTAAATTATATACAACCTGTAAGAACAGACTTGGATAACTGGATTATTACAAATTATACCAATCCATATAATATTGATGTGAGATACCAATGGAATCAAAATACAGTAGACAATACTAGATATTTATTTCCTCCAACTGTAGATAAAGTTAAACCAGCCCTAGAAATTGTAAAAAAGATATGGCTTGATAGTTATTCGACCGTTGCTGGAGCTGATTTTGTTAAGAAAATAGCACCAAGAGAATTTGTTTTAGTAGGTGGTGTAAATTTGAATTCAACAGGTACAATTACATTGGGATTAGCTGAAGGTGGACAAAGAATCTCGCTTTTTCAAGTGGATAATATTGATAAGAAAAGCCGTCCAGATGTTTCTGAATTTATTCATACCATTCAGCATGAATATGTACATATCTTAAATCAAACAAAACCTTTTGATCAGCAGGCATGGGCAAAGTTAACTCCATCTGGATATACTTCAAGTTGGTATGTTGAAACAGTTGAAGATTCAAGAGAGTTAGGGTTTATAACTAGTTATGCAAGATTAAATATATTTGAAGATTTTGCAGAAACTGCAGCAATAATTTTGCTTAGTTCAGAAGCAGAATATGCTGCTATTCTAGCAGGAATAACTAGTACTACAGGTAAGGATGCTATTCAGAAAAAAGAAGCACTTGTAGTTAAGTATTATAAAGATGCATTTAACATAGATTTTTATGATTTAAGAGATGAAGCACAAAAAAATACAGATGCTGTAATTAATAATTAA
- a CDS encoding PepSY domain-containing protein: MAWLHLWLGLGSGIIVVIVSLTGCMYVFEHEIKDFMEDWRFVTPQDKAYLLPSQLISIADKEMKGKKATSVTFGDKDEAAIVGYFVAKKEKKEDNKGKEEEAKKEKKQANTSNLTSNDKPKDKEPKRKKRRSGTTFNVYMNPYTGQVLNVKAISREDPDFFRFMLNGHRALWLPYDIGRPIIGVAILIFVVILITGMVLWWPTKWIKSIRDKSFKIKWSASFKRVNYDMHNVLGFYSMIFLLVISLTGLVWSFGWFSKSLYWVTSGGKPLVENRESPKSDTTNVKDFHVSTIDKVMLKLIKESPQAAGILISMPEKPSDPIGAFVYKKAILSIIWTVIVSINNHSKTLQSKPHFQENTKKQVFLIKFAE, encoded by the coding sequence GTGGCATGGCTGCATTTATGGTTAGGATTAGGATCTGGTATCATTGTCGTTATTGTAAGTCTTACTGGCTGTATGTATGTTTTTGAGCATGAAATAAAAGATTTTATGGAGGATTGGCGTTTTGTTACTCCTCAGGATAAAGCGTATTTATTGCCATCGCAACTTATAAGTATTGCTGATAAAGAAATGAAAGGCAAAAAAGCCACAAGTGTTACTTTTGGAGATAAAGATGAAGCAGCAATTGTTGGTTATTTTGTAGCTAAAAAAGAAAAGAAAGAAGACAATAAAGGTAAGGAAGAAGAAGCTAAAAAAGAGAAAAAACAAGCAAATACGAGTAATTTAACATCAAATGACAAGCCTAAAGATAAAGAACCAAAACGTAAAAAAAGACGAAGTGGCACTACCTTTAATGTGTATATGAATCCTTATACAGGCCAAGTTCTTAATGTTAAAGCTATTTCTAGAGAAGACCCCGATTTTTTTAGATTCATGCTTAACGGACACCGTGCTTTATGGTTGCCTTATGACATTGGCCGTCCTATTATAGGAGTTGCAATTTTAATTTTTGTGGTAATTTTAATTACAGGAATGGTTTTATGGTGGCCAACAAAATGGATTAAATCGATTAGAGATAAGAGTTTTAAAATAAAATGGTCAGCTAGTTTTAAACGTGTAAATTATGATATGCATAATGTACTTGGTTTTTATAGTATGATTTTTTTATTGGTCATTTCTCTTACAGGTTTAGTTTGGAGTTTTGGCTGGTTTAGTAAATCATTATATTGGGTAACCTCAGGAGGGAAGCCGTTAGTAGAAAACAGAGAATCTCCTAAGTCGGATACAACAAATGTTAAAGATTTTCATGTTTCTACAATAGATAAAGTAATGCTAAAATTAATAAAAGAAAGCCCTCAGGCAGCTGGTATTTTAATATCAATGCCCGAAAAACCATCAGACCCTATTGGAGCTTTTGTTTATAAAAAAGCCATACTTTCTATAATATGGACCGTTATAGTTTCGATCAACAATCACTCAAAGACATTACAATCAAAACCCCATTTTCAGGAAAATACGAAGAAGCAAGTGTTCCTGATAAAATTCGCCGAATGA
- a CDS encoding TonB-dependent receptor yields MSAQQNKGIVVSGQVTEDSGQSIPFATVSLEKTDFIIMSDENGKYNFKNVKAGNYILKVSAIGFTTSKKNIEVKGINEIIFSVRLQSELNELENITVMGRTQTEKVNKQSYSVTAIDAKKLHNSTLDLSHALDRVSGVRVRESGGVGSKSQLSINGFSGNQIKLFIDGVPMDNFGSSFQLNNIPVNLADRIEVYKGVVPIWLGGDALGGAINIVTNSKPRTYLDASYSFGSFNTHRSTINAGYTAKSGFTTEINAFQNYSDNNYWVNVEAADLNTGAYFPDARVRRFHDKYRNETVILNVGITGKKYADKLLFGFTAGENRADIQTGARMTSVFGQVYGKGNILMPTLKYQVKDFFTKGLDASVTGNFNFGEEQNIDTVFRRYNWFGDYIVMPGLGGERGRTLRKFKNNNGIATANFTYALGERHSFMLNNTFNTFNRKESDELVPESLLYKQPKKSQKNILGAGYKFDYNEKWSTSVFIKNYSLRNTYSESYNPSGNWGDIAYIEHADNKNLVGYGAASSYYLKQNLQIKGSYEKSYRLPTPDELFGNVNDNVAGNSGLKPETSNNFNLGLSYQTSFKKVNAMTFDVNFLYRDATDFIRSEMNLNQTMITNVNQKGVTNFGIDGEVRYSYKNRFTAGVNMTYQNIRNMTQYEPGKNVESAYYKDRVPNIPYLFGNADASVFFYDFIKKGNNLSIGYNFLYVHTYYLSWPSQGTKNGKLDIPQQFNHDLNAVYTFADGKYNIALECKNVLDNKLYDNFSLQKPSRAFNIKFRYFFTKSNK; encoded by the coding sequence TTGTCAGCCCAACAAAATAAAGGGATAGTAGTATCAGGTCAGGTTACGGAGGATTCAGGACAAAGTATTCCGTTCGCAACAGTAAGTCTTGAAAAAACAGATTTTATAATTATGTCCGATGAAAACGGAAAATATAATTTTAAGAATGTTAAAGCAGGAAATTACATTTTAAAAGTTTCTGCAATTGGCTTTACAACTTCAAAGAAAAATATTGAAGTTAAGGGGATAAACGAAATAATTTTCTCAGTTCGTTTACAAAGCGAATTAAACGAATTAGAGAATATAACGGTGATGGGACGTACCCAAACCGAAAAAGTAAATAAGCAATCGTATAGTGTAACTGCCATTGATGCTAAAAAGCTCCATAATTCTACACTAGATTTATCGCATGCATTAGATAGAGTTTCTGGTGTTCGTGTTCGTGAATCAGGTGGAGTAGGTTCTAAATCACAGCTTTCTATTAACGGATTTTCGGGCAACCAGATAAAACTTTTTATTGATGGAGTACCGATGGATAATTTTGGTTCATCGTTTCAGCTTAATAATATTCCAGTAAATCTTGCAGATAGAATTGAGGTTTACAAAGGAGTTGTGCCTATTTGGTTAGGAGGTGATGCACTTGGTGGAGCTATTAATATTGTTACAAATTCTAAACCACGTACCTATCTTGATGCTTCTTATTCTTTTGGATCATTTAATACACACCGTTCCACTATAAATGCAGGCTATACTGCCAAGAGTGGTTTTACTACTGAAATAAATGCTTTCCAGAATTACTCAGATAATAATTATTGGGTAAATGTAGAAGCAGCAGATTTAAATACGGGTGCCTATTTTCCAGATGCACGTGTAAGAAGATTTCATGATAAATATCGTAATGAAACTGTGATACTGAATGTAGGTATAACGGGAAAAAAATATGCAGATAAGTTATTATTTGGTTTTACAGCTGGCGAGAATAGAGCAGATATTCAGACTGGTGCCCGAATGACTAGTGTATTTGGACAAGTGTACGGTAAAGGGAATATCTTGATGCCAACTTTAAAATATCAGGTTAAAGATTTCTTTACAAAAGGGCTAGATGCTAGTGTTACAGGTAATTTTAATTTTGGAGAAGAACAAAATATTGATACCGTTTTTCGAAGATATAACTGGTTTGGAGATTATATAGTAATGCCTGGTTTAGGAGGAGAACGTGGACGTACGTTACGTAAGTTCAAAAACAATAATGGAATAGCTACGGCAAATTTTACCTATGCATTAGGCGAAAGACATTCGTTTATGTTGAATAATACGTTTAATACTTTTAATCGTAAGGAAAGTGATGAGTTAGTTCCAGAATCATTACTATATAAACAGCCTAAAAAATCACAAAAAAATATTTTAGGAGCAGGTTATAAATTTGATTATAACGAAAAATGGAGCACTTCTGTATTTATTAAAAATTATTCTTTGAGAAATACCTATTCCGAGAGTTATAACCCTTCTGGGAATTGGGGAGATATTGCATATATAGAGCATGCAGATAATAAAAACCTGGTCGGATATGGAGCGGCAAGCAGTTATTACTTAAAACAGAATTTACAGATAAAGGGATCTTATGAAAAAAGCTACAGATTGCCAACTCCTGATGAATTATTCGGGAATGTTAATGATAATGTGGCTGGAAATAGTGGCCTTAAGCCAGAAACGAGTAATAATTTTAATCTTGGATTAAGTTATCAAACTAGTTTTAAGAAAGTTAATGCAATGACGTTTGATGTGAATTTTTTATATCGTGATGCAACAGATTTTATTCGTTCTGAAATGAATTTAAATCAAACAATGATTACTAACGTTAACCAAAAAGGAGTAACTAATTTTGGTATAGATGGTGAGGTACGATATTCGTATAAAAATAGATTTACTGCAGGTGTGAATATGACGTACCAAAACATTCGTAATATGACACAATATGAGCCAGGTAAAAATGTTGAATCTGCTTATTATAAAGACAGAGTTCCTAACATTCCTTATCTTTTTGGTAACGCCGATGCCTCTGTTTTCTTTTACGATTTTATAAAAAAAGGAAATAATTTATCTATTGGTTATAACTTTTTATATGTACACACTTATTATTTATCATGGCCAAGTCAAGGTACTAAGAATGGTAAATTAGATATACCGCAACAATTTAATCATGATTTAAATGCAGTATACACTTTTGCAGATGGTAAATACAATATTGCTTTAGAATGTAAAAATGTATTAGACAATAAACTGTATGATAATTTTTCATTGCAGAAGCCAAGTCGTGCTTTCAATATAAAATTCAGGTATTTCTTTACCAAATCAAATAAATAA
- a CDS encoding PepSY domain-containing protein, translating into MNYDIHVGAVLGITGKILAFFASLISASLPITGFLIWWGKQKFSKKGTTPKPKVATKAILAPKKLEEEMSY; encoded by the coding sequence ATGAATTATGATATTCATGTAGGTGCAGTGCTAGGGATTACAGGGAAAATTTTAGCTTTTTTTGCGAGTTTAATTTCTGCAAGTTTGCCAATTACTGGATTTTTAATTTGGTGGGGAAAACAAAAGTTTAGTAAAAAAGGAACAACTCCTAAGCCCAAAGTAGCTACAAAGGCAATACTTGCTCCTAAAAAGTTAGAAGAAGAAATGTCATATTAG
- a CDS encoding sensor histidine kinase KdpD — protein sequence MLEEDLKHIFKPFYRGLNKIYADGNGIGLSLTQKIILLHKGTISVTSDKNSGTIFTVELYHGIKNTLD from the coding sequence ATTTTAGAAGAAGATTTAAAACACATTTTCAAACCATTCTATCGAGGACTGAATAAAATATATGCCGATGGAAATGGTATTGGATTGTCTTTAACTCAAAAAATTATTTTACTTCACAAAGGGACTATTTCTGTTACATCTGATAAAAATTCGGGTACAATATTTACTGTTGAACTTTATCACGGTATAAAAAACACCCTCGATTAA
- a CDS encoding helix-turn-helix domain-containing protein, whose product MKEKEKNIDYKDCMVQECDTNYINLHGSSPLYSIFLLEGTGRVSVDLVEYTFEGKIILFTSPYQIIHFDVEKPLIVRRLQFHGDFYCIEYHKKEVACNGLLFNNIYQQPYVNLKEKDFTELDYILGKLIAELENRSTYAMAVVRSYLQLILALCSKIKSEENLVHEERNIHHPLIQFKELLENNFRKERQPSFYATQMNISSNSFSKLCKQYFLKTPSTLIHERVILEAKKLIHLSYKSMKQIAAELNFDDENYFSRYFKKHTGITPTAFRENVGISIVADLSR is encoded by the coding sequence ATGAAAGAAAAGGAAAAAAATATAGATTATAAAGATTGTATGGTTCAGGAATGCGATACAAATTATATCAATTTGCATGGGAGTTCCCCACTGTATAGTATTTTTCTTTTGGAAGGAACAGGAAGGGTTAGTGTAGATTTAGTAGAATATACTTTTGAAGGTAAAATTATATTATTTACAAGTCCCTATCAAATTATTCATTTTGATGTTGAAAAGCCACTTATCGTTAGGAGATTACAGTTTCATGGAGATTTTTATTGCATAGAATATCATAAAAAAGAAGTTGCTTGCAATGGTCTTTTATTTAACAATATATACCAGCAACCCTATGTAAATCTTAAAGAAAAAGACTTTACGGAATTAGACTATATTTTAGGAAAACTTATTGCAGAGTTAGAAAATAGAAGTACTTATGCTATGGCAGTTGTACGCTCTTATTTGCAATTGATATTGGCATTATGCAGTAAAATTAAATCAGAAGAGAATCTTGTTCATGAAGAAAGGAACATACATCACCCGTTGATTCAGTTTAAAGAATTATTAGAAAATAATTTTCGCAAAGAAAGACAACCTTCTTTTTATGCTACTCAAATGAATATCTCGTCTAATAGCTTTTCGAAATTATGCAAACAGTATTTTTTGAAAACACCATCTACACTCATCCACGAAAGGGTGATTCTTGAGGCAAAAAAACTCATTCACCTTAGTTATAAAAGTATGAAGCAAATCGCAGCTGAACTTAATTTTGATGATGAAAATTACTTCAGTCGTTATTTTAAAAAGCATACTGGCATTACACCAACTGCATTCAGAGAGAATGTTGGTATATCTATCGTAGCAGATTTGTCTAGGTAA
- a CDS encoding AraC family transcriptional regulator, with the protein MKIKSKLINQDQSIVSIVTRDGYDPKSHLIQEKICRKNELKEEIKSFHLITDGLVILDTQMYFSEPQTILFEISCESIIMNFIYCNNVETHIDQLETKNSTQENTHNIFYTSNYRATFKIQPFEQMNYFSIILSKDFYSNIINEDWELHQKFSKDILLKKSSYLTSSYIPFTQSILWVIHEIKNCNRQGTLKRMYIETKIKELLILQLETLIEKAAPKDFINEEDYNKLQQAKLILDKDYVHAPTLPELSRIISLNEFKLKKGFKACFGITVKSYIIELRMKHAKELFKSKSISVNEVAYKCGYKDVSHFSAAFKAFYGFSPQKFKINWNSITIWIISFLLLSQYKS; encoded by the coding sequence TTGAAAATTAAATCGAAACTTATAAATCAAGACCAATCAATAGTCTCTATTGTGACTCGCGATGGCTATGACCCAAAAAGTCACCTGATACAAGAAAAAATATGTCGTAAAAATGAACTCAAAGAGGAAATAAAAAGCTTTCATTTAATAACGGACGGGCTTGTAATTCTAGACACTCAAATGTATTTCTCTGAACCTCAAACAATTTTATTTGAGATTAGTTGTGAATCGATTATTATGAATTTTATATATTGTAATAACGTCGAAACTCATATTGATCAGCTAGAAACGAAAAATTCTACACAAGAAAACACACATAATATCTTCTATACATCAAACTATAGAGCCACTTTCAAGATTCAGCCATTTGAACAAATGAATTACTTTTCAATCATTTTGTCAAAAGATTTCTATTCCAATATTATCAATGAAGATTGGGAACTTCATCAAAAATTCTCGAAAGACATTCTCTTAAAAAAATCCAGCTATTTAACTTCTAGCTACATTCCTTTTACACAATCTATATTATGGGTAATTCATGAAATTAAAAATTGTAATCGTCAGGGCACCTTAAAAAGAATGTACATTGAAACAAAAATTAAAGAACTTTTGATTTTACAGCTAGAAACTCTAATTGAGAAAGCAGCCCCAAAAGATTTTATAAACGAAGAAGATTATAACAAACTTCAACAGGCTAAATTAATTTTGGATAAAGATTATGTGCATGCTCCTACTCTTCCTGAACTTTCAAGGATAATTTCTTTAAACGAATTCAAACTCAAAAAAGGTTTTAAAGCTTGCTTTGGAATTACTGTAAAAAGTTACATTATCGAACTTCGCATGAAACACGCTAAAGAGTTATTCAAATCTAAATCAATAAGCGTCAATGAAGTAGCTTATAAATGTGGTTACAAAGATGTTTCCCATTTCTCTGCGGCATTTAAAGCTTTTTATGGTTTTTCTCCACAAAAATTTAAAATCAATTGGAATAGCATTACTATTTGGATAATAAGCTTTTTGCTCCTTAGTCAATATAAAAGTTAG
- a CDS encoding DUF4374 domain-containing protein encodes MKKSSTLAIFAALIAFTSFSCSSDSDSPDGGAPSTGTEKTKYIITATTGAEGIADYLLTADDISKGSITTTGNGLEQDGSYRFYITNQNKFFSLLYGQGNPGAVTTYALTAEGKLAKTSNFQAETVQVFAAVNKEILTIKIPRSGASSIASMYRIDATSSLIVGGAQQDIKKVAKNGERAHYTWATQVGDKVYMPYMSIKGDGVDTFGTKYPDSTWVAVYNYPELKLEKVIKDNRTSYLGSYFSNGLIQDEKGDAYGFSSAAATSNSVITSTKPSAVLKIKKGTTEFDQSYFFNVQEKSGGHKISSSSYIGKGKVLLQMYGDIGKDSGVPKLAVADVYNQTFTWVTSAPAKINSTTTSYNITTEDNNSIILGINTPDGNWIYTINGATGVATRGMKVEGGDITAIAKLKY; translated from the coding sequence ATGAAAAAAAGTAGCACATTAGCAATATTTGCAGCTCTAATAGCTTTTACATCATTCTCTTGTAGCAGTGATTCTGATTCTCCAGATGGTGGAGCTCCAAGCACAGGAACAGAAAAAACAAAATATATTATTACAGCAACCACAGGAGCAGAAGGAATTGCAGATTATTTATTGACTGCAGATGATATTTCTAAAGGATCTATTACAACTACTGGTAACGGATTAGAGCAAGATGGTTCGTATCGTTTTTATATTACCAATCAGAATAAATTTTTCAGCTTACTTTATGGACAGGGAAATCCTGGAGCTGTTACTACTTATGCATTGACTGCTGAGGGTAAATTGGCTAAAACTTCTAACTTTCAAGCAGAAACAGTACAGGTTTTTGCGGCAGTAAACAAAGAAATTTTAACGATAAAAATACCAAGAAGTGGCGCGTCATCTATTGCATCTATGTATAGAATTGATGCAACATCTTCGCTTATAGTGGGCGGAGCACAGCAAGATATAAAAAAAGTTGCTAAAAACGGAGAAAGAGCACATTATACATGGGCAACACAGGTAGGCGATAAGGTATATATGCCTTATATGAGTATTAAAGGAGATGGAGTAGACACTTTTGGAACTAAATACCCTGATAGTACATGGGTCGCTGTATATAACTATCCGGAATTAAAATTAGAAAAAGTTATCAAAGACAATCGTACAAGTTATTTAGGAAGTTATTTTTCAAATGGATTAATTCAGGACGAAAAAGGAGATGCATATGGCTTTTCGAGTGCAGCGGCAACAAGTAATAGTGTTATAACTTCTACTAAGCCATCTGCGGTTTTAAAAATTAAAAAAGGAACTACAGAATTTGATCAGTCATATTTCTTTAATGTACAGGAAAAATCTGGTGGACATAAAATATCTTCAAGTAGTTATATTGGTAAAGGAAAAGTATTGTTACAAATGTATGGAGATATTGGTAAAGATAGCGGAGTACCTAAATTGGCTGTTGCAGATGTGTACAATCAAACTTTTACCTGGGTAACTAGTGCACCTGCTAAAATTAATTCGACTACGACTAGTTATAATATTACTACTGAAGATAATAATTCTATTATACTAGGAATCAATACGCCTGATGGCAATTGGATTTATACAATCAATGGGGCTACCGGAGTGGCTACTAGAGGAATGAAAGTAGAAGGAGGAGATATTACTGCTATCGCTAAATTAAAATATTAA